A DNA window from uncultured Fibrobacter sp. contains the following coding sequences:
- the feoB gene encoding ferrous iron transport protein B: MAARKLLTIAIAGNPNCGKTALFNALTGARQRVGNWPGVTVEKKEGYFELGDRQIRLVDLPGTYALFANAEDERAAVDYLLSREASLIINIVDATNLERNLFLTSQLADMKIPMVIAVNMMDIAENRGIQLDLDELSDFYGVPCIPLSAVSEKSVTNFISQMGHVLASPMPLPKQMVYGDKVEEAVKVLEPKVAPVAKLLDADSRWVSLMYLGNQKSYADKFAEAGVKLDKAEVVKILGEEPEFAMAENRYSISHSVAGKAIVAARAKKTFSDKLDAVLLNRWATLPIFLVVMYLVFWIAVTIGSAFIDFFDVLFGAIFVDGLGYVLTDVLHAPGFVAAILADGIGAGIQTVSTFIPVIFFMFLCLSFLEDSGYMARAAFVADRFMRFLGLPGRAFVPMMVGFGCGVPGIMGSRVLESKRERFLTIFLVPFMSCGARLPVYALFAAAFFGKMAGTVVFLLYLAGVLFAIVYGLFLKKSLFQGQASNFVMELPPYHLPKFKSLMIHCWQRLRDYIWRAGKVITLAVAILGFLNSFGIVEKAADENAPADEPAGFEFTAGNGDSENSLLSTIGKAITPVFEPFGVEKENWPASVSLFTGLLAKEAVIGTMNSLYSMAGDEDERTLASSLQTRDERDVAKPEGEGLPLAPATDAASATPSSGDTPQRPEASEGSSEVAATTDSAVAAADSSIAASAEPVAEPAAEEKPLIVGIDECPAEEEEEGGAPDIKGAVLEALGSIPANLAEVIGSLTDPLGTTGELEGQEAAELKKETLDKITDAKVLTCEEYAAIETFGEEEEDEKTREAVFAKLAAAGLELSEDEMGALEEGDLSETADIYANLRSYFHNPDKNGNPVDGFNWQVFAFLIFILLYVPCLAAMGVVAREIGLGLAILMATVQTILAWAVAVLLYQVPVGGDTKWIVAAIVALVGTGIFLKLFGMKANKEKRFED, from the coding sequence ATGGCTGCCAGAAAACTTTTGACGATTGCAATTGCCGGTAACCCGAACTGCGGTAAGACGGCTCTCTTTAACGCCCTTACGGGTGCACGCCAGCGTGTGGGTAACTGGCCCGGCGTGACGGTCGAAAAGAAGGAAGGTTACTTTGAACTGGGCGACCGCCAGATTCGCCTGGTGGACCTTCCGGGTACTTACGCTTTGTTCGCAAATGCCGAGGACGAACGCGCTGCTGTCGATTACTTGCTCAGCCGCGAAGCGAGCCTGATTATCAACATTGTCGATGCGACGAACCTGGAACGCAACCTGTTCCTTACGAGCCAGCTTGCCGACATGAAGATTCCGATGGTGATTGCCGTCAACATGATGGACATTGCCGAAAATCGCGGAATCCAGCTGGATCTCGACGAACTTTCTGATTTCTACGGCGTGCCGTGCATTCCGCTTTCTGCCGTGAGCGAAAAGAGCGTCACTAACTTTATTAGCCAGATGGGCCACGTGCTTGCGAGCCCGATGCCGCTCCCGAAGCAGATGGTTTACGGCGACAAGGTTGAAGAGGCCGTGAAGGTTTTGGAACCGAAGGTCGCACCGGTCGCAAAGCTTTTGGATGCGGACTCCCGTTGGGTTTCGCTCATGTACTTGGGCAACCAGAAGAGCTATGCAGACAAATTCGCCGAAGCGGGCGTAAAGCTCGACAAGGCCGAAGTCGTAAAGATTCTGGGCGAAGAGCCGGAATTTGCAATGGCCGAAAATCGCTATTCCATTTCGCATAGTGTGGCGGGCAAGGCGATTGTCGCGGCACGTGCCAAGAAGACTTTCTCGGATAAGCTTGATGCTGTGCTTTTGAACCGTTGGGCCACTCTCCCGATCTTCCTTGTGGTGATGTATCTGGTGTTCTGGATTGCGGTTACCATCGGTTCTGCGTTTATTGATTTCTTTGATGTGCTGTTCGGTGCGATTTTCGTGGATGGCCTGGGCTACGTGCTTACGGATGTCCTCCATGCGCCGGGCTTTGTGGCGGCAATTCTCGCCGACGGTATCGGTGCCGGTATCCAGACGGTTTCGACCTTCATCCCGGTCATCTTCTTCATGTTCCTGTGCCTTTCGTTCCTCGAAGACTCGGGTTACATGGCCCGCGCGGCTTTCGTTGCTGACCGCTTCATGCGTTTCCTCGGGCTCCCGGGTCGTGCCTTCGTGCCGATGATGGTGGGCTTCGGTTGCGGCGTGCCGGGCATTATGGGCTCCCGCGTGCTGGAATCCAAGCGTGAACGTTTCCTCACCATTTTCCTGGTGCCGTTCATGAGCTGCGGCGCACGTCTCCCGGTGTATGCGCTGTTTGCTGCTGCATTCTTCGGCAAGATGGCGGGCACGGTGGTGTTCCTGCTTTACCTCGCCGGTGTGCTGTTCGCTATCGTTTACGGTTTGTTCCTGAAAAAATCGCTTTTCCAGGGCCAGGCCAGCAACTTTGTGATGGAACTTCCGCCGTATCACTTGCCCAAGTTCAAGTCCTTGATGATTCACTGCTGGCAGCGCCTGCGTGACTACATCTGGCGCGCCGGTAAGGTGATTACGCTTGCCGTTGCAATACTTGGCTTCCTCAACAGCTTCGGCATTGTGGAGAAGGCTGCGGACGAAAATGCTCCGGCCGATGAACCGGCAGGTTTTGAATTTACAGCCGGTAACGGTGACTCCGAAAACAGCCTGCTTTCTACCATCGGCAAGGCGATTACGCCGGTGTTCGAACCCTTTGGCGTCGAAAAGGAAAACTGGCCCGCATCTGTGTCGCTGTTCACGGGCCTGTTGGCCAAGGAAGCCGTTATCGGTACCATGAACTCGCTGTATTCGATGGCGGGGGATGAAGACGAGAGAACGCTCGCAAGCTCGCTACAGACGAGAGACGAGAGAGATGTTGCGAAACCGGAAGGGGAAGGCCTTCCCCTCGCTCCTGCCACTGACGCGGCATCCGCTACCCCTTCTAGCGGGGACACCCCGCAACGCCCCGAAGCTAGCGAAGGATCCAGTGAAGTTGCCGCTACCACAGATTCTGCTGTTGCCGCTGCTGATTCCTCCATTGCCGCCTCCGCAGAACCCGTCGCGGAACCTGCTGCAGAAGAAAAACCGCTTATCGTAGGCATCGATGAATGCCCCGCCGAAGAAGAGGAAGAGGGCGGCGCTCCCGATATCAAGGGCGCTGTGCTCGAAGCTCTCGGCTCGATTCCTGCTAACCTCGCCGAAGTTATCGGTTCGCTCACCGACCCGCTCGGAACCACCGGCGAATTGGAAGGCCAGGAAGCCGCCGAACTCAAGAAGGAAACTCTGGACAAGATTACCGACGCCAAGGTGCTGACCTGCGAAGAATATGCAGCCATCGAAACCTTCGGCGAAGAAGAAGAGGACGAAAAGACCCGCGAGGCCGTGTTCGCAAAGCTCGCTGCCGCAGGTCTCGAACTCTCCGAAGACGAAATGGGCGCTCTCGAAGAAGGCGACCTTTCTGAAACCGCCGACATCTACGCCAACCTCCGCTCCTACTTCCACAATCCGGACAAGAACGGTAACCCGGTGGATGGCTTTAACTGGCAGGTGTTTGCATTCCTCATCTTTATTTTGCTTTACGTGCCGTGCCTTGCCGCTATGGGTGTGGTTGCCCGCGAAATCGGCCTCGGTCTTGCCATCCTGATGGCAACGGTTCAGACGATTCTTGCCTGGGCTGTGGCAGTTCTCCTCTACCAGGTGCCCGTTGGAGGCGATACCAAGTGGATCGTCGCTGCTATCGTGGCTCTTGTGGGTACGGGAATCTTCCTCAAGCTCTTCGGCATGAAGGCCAATAAGGAAAAGAGATTCGAAGACTAA
- a CDS encoding FeoA family protein, protein MSCNCGCGGKSQTKKWSTEPKFSELKKGDKVEIVGYNEGDSAYKSKLLSMGLVRGVQMEVLQVAPLGDPIEVAVLSYRLSLRKEEANVLKLRRV, encoded by the coding sequence ATGAGCTGTAATTGTGGTTGCGGCGGAAAGTCGCAAACGAAAAAGTGGAGTACCGAGCCCAAGTTCTCGGAACTCAAGAAGGGCGACAAGGTAGAAATCGTCGGTTATAACGAGGGCGATTCTGCTTATAAGTCCAAGTTGCTTTCGATGGGCCTTGTGCGTGGCGTTCAAATGGAAGTCTTGCAGGTGGCCCCCCTCGGCGATCCGATCGAGGTGGCGGTGCTTTCTTATAGACTCTCGCTCCGCAAAGAAGAAGCCAACGTTCTCAAGTTGAGGAGGGTATAA
- a CDS encoding metal-dependent transcriptional regulator — protein sequence MDHTKLTQSLEDYLEMVHMLRLANGLARVKDIAAALAVKMPSVAKAMVELKKMGLVRQEPYSGVELTEEGERVAAMILNRHILLKGFLIKLGVSEAIADKDACSMEHILSAETLGKIEDFVKPSNAIASAKVSSVKKLRVVKNTK from the coding sequence ATGGACCATACAAAACTGACTCAAAGCTTAGAAGATTACCTGGAAATGGTGCATATGTTGCGCCTGGCGAACGGGCTTGCCCGCGTCAAGGATATTGCGGCGGCTCTTGCCGTGAAAATGCCGTCGGTCGCAAAGGCCATGGTTGAACTCAAGAAGATGGGCCTTGTAAGGCAGGAACCTTACAGCGGCGTGGAACTCACCGAAGAGGGCGAACGCGTTGCCGCCATGATTTTGAACCGTCATATTCTTCTGAAGGGTTTCCTGATTAAGCTGGGCGTGTCCGAGGCGATTGCCGACAAGGATGCTTGCAGTATGGAACATATTCTTTCGGCAGAAACGCTCGGTAAGATTGAAGATTTTGTGAAACCGTCGAATGCGATTGCCTCGGCAAAAGTTTCTTCGGTGAAAAAACTAAGGGTTGTCAAAAACACAAAGTAA
- a CDS encoding heavy metal translocating P-type ATPase has product MKSRIVYDQPGRIRFRAGAYAFEKVHEPRIHKACVSEPYVQKAVVHSENGGILLEYENGCREQVIDFVRNLNVASLPESEPDTEYQLQALDSDFKNKLAFMIARRYLAKLFIPAPIRTVHLIYRGLKFVAKGLNCLGEGKLSVEVLDGAAIGASILQRNYESAGTIMFLLNVSSLLEDYTKARTRTALTASLAVKVDRVWVVKDGVDVQVRMQDVQVGDLVRVRSGSMIPVDGTVAEGDAFVNEATMTGESQAVHKTVGKSVFAGTIVDEGSIVVSVRAVSGNTKIQKIIELIDRSEDLKASIQSRAERLADGIVPFSFLGFGLTLLFTRNITKAVSILMVDYSCAIKLSTPISVISALREAADRNMTVKGGKYLEEFALADTIVFDKTGTLTKAEPKLERVIPFGGRSEEEVLRTAACIEEHFPHSMARAIVRGAAERGIDHEEEHADVKYIVAHGIATTLDGERAVIGSKHFVVEDEKIAVGEAEQKKIDELAGAASVIYLAIGGNLAGVLCISDPPRDEAAEAIRMLRERGIKHVAMITGDSQKAAERTAQLLGIDTFFAQVLPEDKHRYVEKMKAEGRRVIMVGDGINDAPALAAANVSVAMSDASDIARETADVTLRSEDLRDLAELRTLSTQLMERIQANYRFIVAFNTSLLAAGFFGILAPSTSALLHNLSTMAICAKSMTPLKRV; this is encoded by the coding sequence ATGAAGTCTAGAATCGTTTACGATCAGCCGGGGCGTATCCGCTTTCGGGCGGGGGCCTACGCATTTGAGAAAGTGCATGAACCGCGCATCCACAAGGCATGCGTGAGTGAACCTTATGTCCAGAAAGCGGTAGTCCATTCGGAAAACGGCGGCATTCTGCTGGAATACGAAAACGGCTGTCGTGAACAGGTGATTGATTTCGTTCGAAATCTAAACGTCGCGAGTCTCCCTGAAAGCGAACCCGATACCGAGTACCAGCTACAGGCTCTTGATTCTGATTTCAAGAATAAGCTCGCGTTTATGATTGCGCGGCGTTACCTTGCCAAGTTGTTTATTCCAGCTCCTATCCGCACGGTGCACCTGATTTACAGGGGCCTCAAGTTCGTGGCGAAAGGCTTGAACTGCCTTGGCGAAGGAAAGCTTTCTGTCGAGGTGTTGGACGGTGCTGCCATCGGGGCTAGCATCTTGCAGCGCAATTACGAATCTGCGGGAACCATCATGTTCCTGCTGAACGTGAGTAGCCTCTTGGAAGATTACACCAAGGCGCGTACCCGCACGGCCCTTACGGCAAGCCTAGCCGTGAAGGTAGACCGCGTGTGGGTTGTCAAGGACGGTGTCGATGTCCAGGTGCGTATGCAGGATGTTCAGGTGGGCGACCTCGTGCGTGTACGTTCTGGTAGCATGATTCCGGTGGATGGAACCGTTGCCGAAGGCGATGCCTTTGTGAACGAAGCGACCATGACGGGCGAATCGCAGGCGGTTCATAAGACGGTCGGAAAGTCCGTTTTTGCAGGCACCATCGTGGACGAAGGCTCGATTGTCGTGTCGGTGCGGGCCGTGAGCGGTAACACCAAGATTCAGAAAATCATTGAACTCATTGACCGCTCCGAAGATCTAAAGGCTTCTATCCAGAGTCGTGCCGAGCGCTTGGCTGATGGTATTGTGCCGTTCAGTTTCCTCGGTTTCGGTCTTACACTCTTGTTTACGCGCAATATTACCAAGGCGGTTTCGATTCTGATGGTGGACTATTCTTGCGCCATCAAGCTTTCCACTCCGATCTCGGTGATTTCGGCGCTGCGCGAAGCGGCTGACCGCAACATGACCGTAAAGGGCGGCAAGTATCTCGAAGAATTTGCTCTCGCAGATACTATTGTTTTCGATAAGACGGGGACGCTCACCAAGGCGGAACCGAAACTTGAACGCGTTATTCCGTTCGGTGGCCGCAGCGAAGAAGAGGTGCTTCGCACTGCCGCCTGCATCGAGGAACATTTCCCGCATAGCATGGCGCGCGCCATTGTGCGCGGGGCCGCCGAACGGGGAATCGACCACGAAGAAGAACACGCCGATGTCAAGTACATTGTGGCGCATGGAATCGCGACGACTCTCGACGGTGAACGCGCCGTTATCGGCAGCAAGCATTTCGTCGTTGAAGACGAAAAAATTGCAGTGGGCGAGGCGGAACAGAAAAAGATCGACGAACTCGCCGGAGCCGCATCCGTGATTTACCTTGCCATTGGCGGGAACCTTGCGGGCGTGCTTTGCATTAGCGATCCTCCGCGTGACGAAGCTGCCGAAGCCATTCGCATGCTGCGCGAACGCGGAATCAAGCATGTGGCGATGATTACCGGCGACAGCCAAAAGGCCGCTGAACGCACGGCGCAACTTTTGGGCATCGACACCTTCTTTGCGCAGGTGCTGCCCGAAGACAAGCACCGCTATGTGGAAAAGATGAAGGCCGAAGGCCGCCGCGTGATTATGGTGGGCGATGGAATCAACGATGCGCCTGCATTGGCCGCCGCGAACGTGTCGGTTGCCATGAGCGATGCCAGCGACATTGCCCGCGAAACCGCCGACGTGACCCTCCGCAGCGAAGACCTGCGCGACCTCGCCGAACTCCGTACGCTGAGTACTCAGCTCATGGAGCGCATCCAGGCAAATTACCGTTTTATCGTCGCCTTCAACACGTCGCTCCTGGCCGCAGGTTTCTTCGGAATACTAGCCCCCTCGACTTCGGCCCTGCTGCACAACCTCTCGACCATGGCGATTTGCGCCAAGAGCATGACGCCGCTGAAGCGGGTGTAG
- a CDS encoding DUF1490 domain-containing protein has translation MSVWKNEKFWLVVAGAVGSAIAKKILKAPKTRECAVKGLAQGMKFTADAKAAFQDMKDEAADICNDAKKEAGK, from the coding sequence ATGTCCGTATGGAAAAATGAAAAGTTCTGGTTGGTCGTGGCGGGTGCTGTTGGCTCCGCTATTGCAAAGAAGATCCTCAAGGCTCCGAAGACTCGCGAATGTGCCGTCAAGGGACTCGCTCAGGGCATGAAGTTCACTGCCGACGCCAAGGCTGCCTTCCAGGATATGAAGGACGAAGCTGCCGACATCTGCAACGACGCGAAGAAAGAAGCAGGTAAGTAA
- a CDS encoding TonB-dependent receptor, whose protein sequence is MKKMLFYKAATLAFIFATVGAVSAHAQEDEITSIDDFLEETSPENTATNDDANGMAVQSDASAPSASGVTQLDELSVESEIEAEQAKQAKKAESVATIDAAEMQNTSKTVSKAINSASGVKVRKSGGMGSEGKINIRGMEGKNIKVLVNGVPVETQGNLGLDDIPIDQIADIEVYKGYVPARFATDGAGGAINIITKKRSVNSVDASYSLSSFNTHKASVSASHLIDSIVGGADLEVGVSGYFNHSDNDYKFTSPYMKGASGKDTSVVRDHDHYTSYNVQAFANLMNVWFDQVSLGASYGAFDKEIQGDASRIADAKSEGHNIGATFGLDKKNIFVKDLNFGNHFSFGYSENKVIDTSRVHCRNWFSCDTAKKNVGELSSMGLPKLRTVLAYDFNNLLNLDYQFFKNQFIYWNTLFRYHKEDPEDDVGSEMVGFNTAGFPGKTASVTTGLSLEDNFFDSRLQNLIGVKFHYLNAEISNTSTSLLQQASVESNDYKDFSYDESLMFRIVKPLAIKGSYQHAVRLPTPDELFGDGVRVSAATSLKPEEADNFNVGLSLDLQEIPLVARFRFDGDVFYSYYKNRIHYMGTSQMSVPYFNMDPIRGWGYEGDVKLDVNEWVLLGTNWTFQDLRNIDYNAKQGISEDAIIPNIPRFFMNYMAEFHMGDILNKNDFVKFWWAANYTDEYYYGWKVSSRQSRKIEASFTQDLGVEYSVWDNKLAWNFEVDNFMDETVYDKYGESKPGRTFATKIRYSFR, encoded by the coding sequence ATGAAAAAGATGCTTTTTTACAAGGCAGCGACTCTTGCCTTTATTTTTGCTACGGTTGGTGCTGTTTCTGCCCACGCCCAAGAAGATGAAATTACCTCGATAGATGATTTTCTGGAAGAAACGTCTCCAGAAAATACTGCGACAAATGATGACGCGAATGGTATGGCCGTTCAATCGGATGCTTCTGCTCCAAGTGCGTCGGGGGTTACGCAGTTGGATGAACTCTCGGTGGAATCTGAAATAGAGGCGGAACAGGCGAAACAGGCCAAAAAGGCGGAATCGGTTGCGACGATTGATGCCGCTGAAATGCAGAATACCAGCAAGACTGTTTCGAAGGCAATAAATTCGGCCTCGGGCGTGAAAGTGCGTAAGTCGGGCGGTATGGGCAGCGAAGGCAAAATCAATATTCGCGGCATGGAAGGCAAGAATATCAAGGTGCTGGTGAACGGTGTTCCTGTCGAGACTCAGGGTAACTTGGGTCTAGACGACATTCCCATCGACCAGATTGCCGATATCGAAGTCTACAAGGGCTATGTTCCGGCGCGTTTCGCGACGGATGGTGCGGGTGGTGCCATCAATATCATTACCAAGAAACGTTCGGTCAATTCGGTAGATGCGTCCTACAGCCTTTCGAGTTTCAATACGCACAAGGCTTCTGTTTCTGCAAGTCACTTGATTGATAGCATTGTTGGCGGTGCAGATCTCGAGGTGGGCGTATCGGGGTATTTTAACCATTCCGACAACGATTATAAATTTACTTCGCCTTACATGAAGGGGGCTTCGGGTAAGGACACGAGCGTCGTTCGCGATCATGACCATTACACCTCTTACAATGTGCAGGCTTTTGCGAACTTGATGAATGTATGGTTTGATCAGGTTTCACTGGGCGCAAGTTATGGTGCATTTGACAAGGAAATACAGGGCGACGCAAGCCGCATTGCCGATGCGAAATCCGAGGGACACAATATCGGTGCGACATTTGGATTAGACAAGAAAAATATTTTTGTGAAGGATCTGAATTTTGGGAACCATTTTTCGTTTGGGTATAGCGAAAATAAGGTGATTGATACTAGCCGCGTCCATTGCCGCAACTGGTTTAGCTGCGATACTGCCAAGAAGAACGTGGGGGAGCTATCTTCGATGGGACTTCCGAAACTGAGGACGGTGCTGGCGTATGACTTTAACAATTTGCTGAATCTGGATTATCAGTTCTTCAAGAATCAGTTTATTTACTGGAATACGCTTTTCCGGTACCATAAGGAAGATCCCGAAGATGATGTGGGTTCCGAAATGGTGGGCTTCAATACAGCGGGTTTCCCGGGAAAGACGGCTTCTGTGACGACAGGCCTTTCGCTTGAAGATAATTTCTTTGATTCTAGGCTGCAGAACTTGATAGGCGTCAAGTTCCACTATTTGAATGCTGAAATTTCTAATACGTCCACGAGTCTGTTACAACAGGCCTCTGTAGAATCGAATGATTATAAGGATTTCAGCTACGATGAAAGCTTGATGTTTAGGATTGTAAAGCCGCTTGCGATCAAGGGTTCCTACCAGCATGCGGTGCGCTTGCCCACCCCGGATGAACTTTTTGGCGATGGCGTGCGCGTGAGTGCCGCGACAAGCCTCAAGCCCGAAGAAGCGGACAATTTTAACGTGGGCCTGTCTCTTGATTTGCAAGAAATTCCGCTGGTGGCAAGATTCCGATTTGACGGAGACGTTTTTTATTCCTATTACAAGAATCGCATTCATTATATGGGTACTTCGCAGATGTCGGTGCCGTACTTTAATATGGATCCGATTCGCGGCTGGGGCTACGAAGGTGACGTGAAACTTGATGTGAATGAATGGGTGTTGCTCGGAACGAACTGGACTTTCCAGGATTTGCGCAATATAGATTATAATGCCAAGCAGGGAATTTCCGAAGATGCGATTATCCCGAATATTCCCCGATTCTTTATGAATTATATGGCGGAATTCCACATGGGCGATATACTCAACAAGAACGATTTTGTCAAGTTCTGGTGGGCCGCAAATTACACGGATGAATACTATTACGGTTGGAAAGTCAGCTCCCGCCAGAGCAGAAAAATTGAAGCTTCGTTCACGCAGGATTTAGGCGTCGAATATTCCGTGTGGGATAATAAACTCGCCTGGAACTTTGAAGTCGATAACTTTATGGACGAAACCGTTTACGATAAATATGGTGAATCTAAACCGGGACGCACTTTCGCGACAAAGATTAGGTACAGTTTTAGATAG
- a CDS encoding AraC family transcriptional regulator: MLNINGIEWLHKIGCYHTTLEREPILVLEFCRKGQISWAGGALPCNQLKTGEMLVYDAWTSGALTRSADYCGDRILFYEESTRYIREHFAGFLIDINMLAQKMCRPGRPFIVHTKEEVANAFEKIDNKSKNTQAEYGRLAILELLLTLKNLDTQREFACRECNLSSLQIEKIYGIRSFICENMDSHYTIEELADKFDMPPTAMKLCFKNVFGLPVFTYARRERMKVAAKELRDSNHGILEIAGSVGYNNGSKFAHAFQDVMGMTPKEYRKKYRLTNVA; the protein is encoded by the coding sequence ATGCTGAACATTAACGGAATTGAATGGCTGCACAAAATCGGGTGCTACCATACAACGCTCGAAAGGGAACCCATCTTGGTTCTTGAATTTTGCCGAAAGGGGCAAATCAGCTGGGCAGGCGGGGCACTCCCTTGCAACCAGTTGAAGACAGGAGAAATGCTGGTTTACGACGCATGGACATCGGGGGCACTAACGCGCTCCGCCGATTACTGCGGCGACCGAATCCTCTTCTACGAAGAATCGACAAGGTATATCCGCGAACATTTTGCAGGGTTCCTGATAGACATCAATATGCTTGCCCAGAAAATGTGCCGCCCGGGGCGTCCGTTTATCGTCCATACCAAAGAAGAGGTGGCAAACGCCTTCGAAAAGATCGACAACAAGTCAAAAAACACGCAGGCGGAATACGGCAGGCTTGCCATTTTGGAGCTTCTGCTCACCCTGAAAAATCTCGACACCCAACGCGAATTCGCCTGTCGCGAATGCAATTTATCTTCGCTCCAGATAGAAAAAATTTACGGCATCCGTTCGTTTATCTGCGAAAACATGGATAGCCATTACACCATCGAAGAACTCGCCGATAAATTCGACATGCCGCCTACTGCAATGAAGCTTTGCTTCAAGAACGTGTTCGGATTGCCCGTATTCACCTATGCACGCCGCGAGCGCATGAAGGTCGCCGCCAAGGAACTGCGAGACAGCAACCATGGGATTCTGGAAATCGCAGGCTCCGTGGGTTACAATAACGGGAGCAAGTTCGCGCACGCCTTCCAGGATGTGATGGGCATGACCCCGAAGGAATACAGGAAAAAGTACAGACTCACGAATGTAGCATAA
- a CDS encoding ABC transporter ATP-binding protein, which yields MKKTFSKLYAYMGSRKPLFPLALILSALSAIAGLVPFLLMWLIVREILMGGDMTNIKIFDYSIGAVLASVASVLLYFAALACSHLVAFRLEGDLRRFAMKKLMSAPLGFFDKNPTGKLRKIIDDNAAITHTFIAHQMPDISSTILIPIVALVMMFVFDWRLGLASLIPIVYAMFILGTLGRKGTKFMERYMQSLEEMNSEAVEYVRGIPVVKVFQQTIYSFKNFYKTIETYHQMVTAYSNNWKVPYCIYTTLVNGFVLFLVPTAILIIGRGDDVKLTIVNMMIYVLVTPLFSQCVMRSMYLSNATNQAGIAVDRINDIARTKDLEVCENPVPMEHFNVEFWNVNFTYPDTDKQVLSDISLSVPAGHTVALVGPSGGGKSTIAKLLPRFFDVDSGEITIGGVSVKKIDPKELMKNVSFVFQNTRLFKMSILDNVRYGTPDATLEQVNKALDLAQCREIINKLPDGINTVIGSKGTYLSGGEQQRVVLARAILKNAPIVVLDEATAFADPENERLIQEALHKLAEGKTVLMIAHRLTSVVDADQIIVVEEGEIAERGTHAELLEKNGIYAKMWAEYQQSVTWTLDNAKNEGVENV from the coding sequence ATGAAAAAAACATTCTCTAAACTCTACGCATACATGGGATCGCGAAAACCGCTGTTCCCGCTAGCTTTAATTCTTTCGGCATTGAGCGCCATCGCGGGGCTCGTGCCTTTTTTACTGATGTGGCTAATTGTCCGCGAGATCCTTATGGGTGGCGACATGACGAACATCAAGATTTTCGACTACTCCATCGGAGCGGTTTTGGCATCCGTCGCAAGCGTTCTGCTCTACTTCGCGGCACTCGCCTGTTCGCATCTGGTGGCCTTCAGGCTCGAAGGCGACTTACGACGATTCGCCATGAAAAAATTGATGAGCGCTCCGCTTGGATTCTTCGATAAGAACCCGACCGGCAAGCTCCGCAAGATTATCGACGACAACGCAGCCATCACCCACACCTTTATCGCGCACCAGATGCCCGATATTTCAAGCACCATCTTGATTCCGATCGTGGCGCTCGTGATGATGTTCGTTTTTGATTGGCGTCTCGGCCTTGCCTCACTCATTCCGATTGTCTATGCCATGTTCATTCTCGGAACATTGGGCCGCAAGGGGACCAAGTTCATGGAACGCTACATGCAGTCGCTCGAAGAAATGAACTCCGAAGCGGTTGAATACGTGCGCGGCATCCCCGTGGTCAAGGTTTTCCAGCAGACCATTTATTCGTTCAAGAATTTCTACAAGACCATCGAAACTTATCACCAAATGGTGACCGCCTATTCCAACAACTGGAAAGTTCCCTACTGCATCTACACCACGCTCGTAAACGGCTTCGTCCTGTTCCTTGTCCCGACGGCAATTCTAATTATCGGACGTGGCGACGACGTGAAACTCACCATCGTGAACATGATGATTTACGTGTTGGTGACTCCGCTCTTTTCGCAGTGCGTGATGCGCAGTATGTACTTGAGCAACGCCACGAACCAGGCCGGAATCGCGGTGGACCGCATCAACGACATTGCCCGCACCAAGGATCTGGAAGTCTGCGAAAATCCCGTCCCTATGGAGCATTTCAATGTTGAATTCTGGAATGTAAACTTCACCTACCCCGATACCGACAAACAGGTATTGAGCGACATTTCGCTCTCGGTGCCGGCGGGCCACACGGTAGCACTTGTCGGGCCTTCGGGCGGCGGCAAGAGTACGATTGCAAAGCTTTTGCCGAGATTCTTCGATGTCGACAGCGGCGAAATCACGATCGGCGGAGTTTCTGTAAAGAAGATCGATCCGAAGGAACTGATGAAGAATGTTTCTTTCGTATTCCAGAACACGCGACTTTTCAAGATGAGCATTTTGGACAACGTTCGCTACGGCACCCCCGACGCCACCCTGGAACAAGTAAATAAGGCTCTCGATCTTGCCCAGTGCCGCGAAATCATCAACAAGCTGCCGGACGGAATCAATACCGTTATCGGAAGCAAGGGCACCTACCTTTCGGGCGGCGAACAGCAGCGCGTCGTGCTTGCACGCGCCATCTTGAAGAACGCACCGATTGTAGTTCTCGACGAAGCGACCGCCTTTGCCGACCCTGAAAACGAACGTTTGATTCAGGAAGCATTGCACAAACTGGCCGAAGGCAAGACCGTGCTCATGATTGCCCACAGGCTTACGAGCGTCGTAGACGCCGACCAAATCATTGTCGTCGAAGAAGGCGAAATCGCCGAACGAGGTACACACGCGGAATTGCTTGAAAAGAACGGTATTTACGCCAAGATGTGGGCAGAATACCAGCAGTCCGTCACATGGACCCTTGACAACGCCAAAAATGAAGGAGTCGAAAATGTATAA